In one window of Poriferisphaera corsica DNA:
- the deoC gene encoding deoxyribose-phosphate aldolase: MDIARMIDHTCLKAEAHRTEIRTLVDEAMIHGFASVCVNGSYVKSVSKTLRARSSSVKTCSVVGFPLGAMSENVKKIEATVAAKDGADEIDFVGNLPALVEGDVEVLREQFTTIVKEARAVNPDLVVKVIIESAYLMKDVDGVEAERRIAAACQAAIEGGVDFVKTSTGFHGAGGASVEAVQLMKKHAGPIKVKASGGIRTYDDAMRMIDAGANRLGCSAGVSIVQGLASESGGSGY; encoded by the coding sequence ATGGATATTGCTCGCATGATCGATCATACGTGTTTGAAGGCTGAAGCTCATCGGACGGAAATTCGTACGTTGGTGGATGAGGCGATGATTCATGGGTTCGCATCGGTGTGTGTGAACGGTTCATATGTGAAGAGTGTGAGTAAGACGCTACGAGCGAGAAGTTCGTCTGTGAAGACGTGTAGTGTGGTGGGGTTCCCTTTGGGGGCGATGAGTGAGAACGTGAAGAAGATTGAAGCAACGGTTGCGGCGAAGGATGGAGCAGATGAAATTGATTTTGTGGGGAACTTGCCGGCATTGGTTGAGGGGGATGTTGAGGTGCTGCGTGAGCAATTTACGACGATCGTGAAGGAAGCGAGGGCGGTGAATCCGGATCTTGTGGTGAAAGTGATTATTGAATCGGCGTATCTGATGAAAGATGTGGACGGGGTGGAGGCGGAAAGAAGAATTGCGGCGGCGTGTCAGGCGGCGATTGAGGGCGGCGTTGATTTTGTGAAGACGTCGACAGGTTTTCATGGTGCAGGTGGCGCGTCGGTTGAGGCGGTGCAGTTGATGAAGAAGCATGCTGGGCCGATTAAGGTGAAGGCGTCTGGCGGGATACGGACGTATGATGATGCGATGAGGATGATTGATGCAGGAGCTAATCGCTTGGGTTGCTCAGCTGGTGTGTCGATTGTTCAAGGGCTTGCGTCAGAAAGTGGCGGGAGTGGGTATTGA
- the deoC gene encoding deoxyribose-phosphate aldolase, whose translation MDLAKYFDHANLRAEASEGDIRQLCAEAEEWGFAAVCVNGRYVRLASELLAGSGVRVGTVAGFPIGAMDEQMKQSEALQAMMAGAKDVDYVAHIPTLMDCDKAKIAEQFKAYVDVLRSADEDVCVKVILETALLMKDVDVAEGERRIAVSCDAAIDAGVDFVKSSTGFHPAGSATIEAVKLLKRYAGPMKVKASGGIKTYEQTMAMIAAGADRIGGSSGVAIMQGGGDMDADY comes from the coding sequence ATGGATCTGGCGAAGTATTTTGATCACGCAAACTTACGGGCTGAGGCCAGTGAGGGAGATATTCGGCAGTTATGTGCCGAGGCGGAGGAATGGGGATTTGCAGCGGTGTGTGTGAATGGGCGATATGTGCGGTTAGCGAGTGAATTGCTTGCGGGGTCAGGTGTGCGGGTCGGAACGGTGGCGGGCTTTCCGATTGGGGCGATGGATGAGCAGATGAAGCAGAGCGAGGCATTGCAGGCGATGATGGCGGGAGCGAAGGATGTGGATTATGTGGCGCATATCCCGACGCTGATGGATTGCGATAAAGCCAAGATTGCCGAGCAATTCAAAGCGTATGTGGATGTGTTGCGATCGGCGGATGAAGATGTATGTGTGAAGGTGATACTTGAAACTGCGCTGCTGATGAAGGATGTTGATGTGGCTGAGGGCGAGAGGCGGATCGCGGTTTCGTGTGATGCGGCGATTGACGCGGGTGTGGATTTTGTGAAAAGCTCGACGGGGTTTCATCCGGCTGGTAGTGCAACGATTGAAGCGGTAAAGTTGTTGAAACGGTATGCTGGGCCGATGAAGGTGAAGGCATCGGGTGGGATAAAGACGTATGAGCAGACGATGGCCATGATAGCGGCGGGGGCTGACCGGATTGGTGGGTCGTCAGGTGTGGCGATTATGCAGGGCGGTGGCGATATGGATGCAGATTATTAA
- the kdsA gene encoding 3-deoxy-8-phosphooctulonate synthase — MKTIQAGDVKIGHGEGLCVIAGPCTLESYDLCMTIGEAVKTKCDSLEMGYIFKASFDKANRSSIHTPRGMGIDEGLRQLEKIGVALGVPTTTDVHESYQAAQVGGVVDVIQIPAFLCRQTDLLVAAAKTGKVVNVKKGQFLSPAEMENVVNKLSESGADQSGIMLTERGTFFGYNRLVNDFVGLGDMMEYGWPVCFDVTHSTQQPGGEGNASGGRPERAPLLAKCAVAAGVQAVFIETHTDPSHAMSDGATMLPLERSLGLLDELARLRAAI, encoded by the coding sequence ATGAAAACGATACAAGCAGGTGATGTGAAAATTGGTCATGGTGAAGGATTGTGCGTGATTGCTGGGCCTTGCACGTTGGAGTCGTATGATTTGTGTATGACGATTGGTGAAGCGGTGAAGACAAAGTGTGATTCACTTGAGATGGGCTATATTTTCAAGGCCAGTTTTGATAAGGCGAACAGGAGCTCGATCCATACGCCGCGTGGGATGGGGATTGATGAGGGGCTTAGGCAACTTGAGAAGATTGGCGTTGCTTTGGGTGTACCGACGACGACGGATGTTCACGAGTCGTATCAGGCGGCTCAGGTTGGTGGTGTTGTGGATGTGATTCAGATCCCAGCATTTCTTTGCCGGCAGACGGATTTGCTGGTTGCCGCGGCGAAGACGGGCAAGGTTGTGAATGTGAAGAAAGGTCAGTTTTTATCACCAGCTGAGATGGAAAATGTGGTGAATAAACTGAGTGAGAGCGGGGCAGATCAGTCGGGGATAATGCTGACAGAACGCGGAACTTTTTTTGGGTACAACCGTTTGGTGAATGATTTTGTTGGGTTGGGCGACATGATGGAGTATGGGTGGCCAGTGTGTTTTGATGTGACGCACTCGACTCAGCAGCCAGGAGGCGAGGGCAATGCGTCGGGAGGCAGGCCTGAGCGGGCACCATTGCTTGCAAAATGTGCTGTTGCAGCGGGCGTGCAGGCGGTCTTTATCGAGACACATACGGATCCAAGTCATGCGATGAGTGATGGTGCGACGATGTTGCCTTTAGAGCGATCGTTGGGGCTTTTGGATGAGCTGGCAAGGCTTAGGGCTGCGATTTAA